A genomic window from Salvelinus alpinus chromosome 10, SLU_Salpinus.1, whole genome shotgun sequence includes:
- the LOC139532108 gene encoding myb/SANT-like DNA-binding domain-containing protein 4: MATRAAYFSPSEAQILMEAYEEVKDIIKKKGNTATVIKQREKAWQSIADRLNALNMNGPKRTWQQVKIKYKNILQNAVKKNTHRQGTGGGSPKADLTPAEDMALELNKGRPVLEGIPGGKETSIGSSQDATRFIQVSGSTVFLLEPPAQAPDDADPGEGPSAAATAHDGDDDEEETISLDSRRHEDPDAIQWENQPGNISSQAIRKLYGNHLRRQIELADIDIQYKKKKMENLALESEIKKRTIRKLDLEIKKLERELQEDDTAQNKN, from the exons atggcaactagagccgcgtacttttccccgtcggaagcacaaatcctcatggaggcatacgaggaggtaaaagatataattaagaagaaaggcaacaccgccacagtgataaagcaaagagaaaaagcgtggcaaagtattgcagaccgcctgaatgc attaaacatgaacgggccaaaacggacatggcagcaggtcaaaatcaaatacaagaacattctgcagaatg cagtgaaaaagaatacccacagacaaggcacgggtggtgggtcaccaaaggctgaccttaccccagcagaggacatggccttggagctaaataaaggcaggcccgtcttagaggggatccctggggggaaagagacgagcataggttcctcccaagatgccacccgcttcattcaag tgtctggcagcactgtgttcctgttagagccaccagcacaagcaccagacgatgctgatcca ggtgaaggccccagtgcagcagcaacagcacatgatggagacgatgatgaggaggagaccatctctctggattccagaaggcatgag gacccagatgctatacagtgggaaaaccagcctggcaacata agctcacaagctatcagaaagttgtatggcaaccacctccggcgccaaatagaactggcagacatagacattcagtacaagaagaaaaagatggaaaatcttgcactggagtccgaaataaaaaagaggacaattaggaaactggaccttgaaataaaaaaacttgagagggag ctccaagaagatgacacagctcaaaataaaaattag